A section of the Pseudomonas sp. FP453 genome encodes:
- a CDS encoding PepSY domain-containing protein has translation MKSKTIRRWSFVHTWTSLICTVFLLLLALTGLPLVFHHEIDHLLGNEPQLAHMPADTPQLNLEQLVAKAQAHRPGEAMQYLAWDEDDANGVIAIMAATAGTEPNASHTFMLDARTGDAVEMPSANGGFTLFLLRLHVDMFAGLPGKLLLAFMGILFVLAIISGTVLYLPFMRRLKFATVRQDKSTRLRWLDLHNLLGVVTLTWALVVGVTGVISACADLIIAAWRQDSLSAMIEPYEHAPPLTQRAPASELLTIAAKAAPGMRPDFIAFPGTRFSSEHHYAVFMKGSTHLTSHLLTPVLIDASTLAVTAIAERPWYMDAMGMSQPLHFGDYGGMPMKILWAVLDVLTIIVLGSGVYLWIVRRKT, from the coding sequence ATGAAAAGCAAAACCATCCGCCGCTGGTCCTTCGTCCACACCTGGACCAGCCTGATCTGCACGGTGTTCCTGCTGCTGCTCGCCCTCACCGGCCTGCCGCTGGTGTTTCACCACGAGATCGACCACCTGCTGGGCAACGAGCCGCAGCTGGCGCACATGCCTGCCGACACGCCGCAGCTCAACCTCGAGCAACTGGTGGCCAAGGCCCAGGCCCATCGCCCCGGCGAAGCCATGCAATACCTGGCCTGGGACGAAGACGACGCAAACGGCGTGATTGCAATCATGGCGGCTACCGCCGGCACCGAGCCCAACGCGTCCCACACCTTCATGCTGGATGCGCGTACCGGGGATGCGGTGGAGATGCCGTCGGCGAATGGCGGTTTCACCCTGTTCCTGCTGCGCCTGCATGTGGATATGTTCGCCGGGTTGCCGGGCAAGTTGCTGCTGGCGTTCATGGGCATCTTGTTTGTGCTGGCGATCATTTCGGGCACGGTGTTGTACCTGCCGTTCATGCGGCGCTTGAAGTTCGCCACCGTGCGCCAGGACAAATCCACGCGCCTGCGCTGGCTCGACCTGCACAACCTGCTCGGCGTGGTCACCCTGACCTGGGCGCTGGTGGTGGGCGTCACGGGTGTGATCAGCGCCTGCGCCGACCTGATCATCGCCGCCTGGCGCCAGGACAGCCTCAGCGCCATGATCGAACCGTACGAACACGCGCCGCCGCTGACCCAACGCGCGCCGGCCAGCGAACTGCTGACCATCGCCGCCAAGGCTGCGCCCGGCATGCGGCCGGACTTTATCGCCTTCCCCGGCACGCGGTTTTCCAGCGAGCATCACTATGCGGTGTTCATGAAAGGCAGCACCCACCTGACCTCGCACCTGCTCACGCCGGTGCTGATCGACGCCAGCACCCTGGCCGTCACCGCCATCGCCGAACGGCCGTGGTACATGGACGCCATGGGCATGTCCCAGCCCCTGCACTTTGGCGACTATGGCGGCATGCCGATGAAGATCTTGTGGGCGGTGTTGGATGTGCTGACCATCATCGTGTTGGGCAGTGGGGTTTATCTGTGGATCGTCAGGCGTAAGACATGA
- a CDS encoding glutathione S-transferase N-terminal domain-containing protein: MPMPTMTLFHNPASPFVRKVRVLLLETGQQDRVALQATLPTPIQPDQHVLQGNPVGKIPALRLADGSVLHDSRVILDYLDHQHVGNPLIPRDGSARWRRLTLASMADGIMDAAVLVRYETAMRPVEKHWDQWLDEQRNKIRRSVAELEADAIAELASHFDIAAISVACALGYLDFRHPDLQWRLDNPKLAAWYAEVSQRPSMQQTQPPA, encoded by the coding sequence ATGCCCATGCCCACCATGACCCTGTTCCACAACCCCGCCTCCCCCTTCGTGCGCAAAGTCCGCGTGCTGCTGCTCGAAACCGGCCAGCAGGACCGCGTGGCCCTGCAAGCGACACTGCCGACGCCGATCCAGCCCGACCAGCACGTGCTGCAAGGCAACCCGGTGGGCAAGATCCCGGCCCTGCGCCTGGCCGACGGTTCGGTGTTGCACGACAGCCGGGTGATCCTCGATTACCTTGATCACCAGCACGTCGGCAACCCGCTGATCCCCCGCGACGGCTCGGCGCGCTGGCGCCGCCTGACCCTGGCGTCGATGGCCGACGGCATCATGGATGCCGCCGTGCTGGTGCGCTACGAGACCGCCATGCGCCCGGTGGAGAAACATTGGGACCAGTGGCTGGATGAGCAACGCAACAAGATCCGTCGCAGTGTCGCCGAGTTGGAAGCGGACGCGATTGCGGAGTTGGCCAGCCATTTCGATATTGCTGCGATCAGTGTGGCGTGTGCCTTGGGTTACCTGGATTTCCGCCATCCGGACCTGCAATGGCGCCTCGATAACCCGAAGCTTGCCGCGTGGTACGCCGAGGTCAGCCAGCGCCCTTCGATGCAGCAGACCCAGCCGCCTGCCTGA
- the creD gene encoding cell envelope integrity protein CreD — MNRSLLFKLGAIALLMLVLLIPLLMINGIIGDRQYTRDTVLEDIARSSSYSQRLTGPVMVVPYRKTVREWKLNEKLNKRYEVTREERGRLYFLPDRFELDGKVQTELRARGIYQARLFHADNRISGRFELPAQLGITEDFADYRFEPAFLAVGISDIRGIENALKLELGSQQLDFEPGSQVDWLGEGVHVALPQQDSKKPYVVDFAFDLRLQGTEQLQVVPVGKISQVALASNWPHPSFIGNFLPAQRDVTDTGFTANWQTTFFSTNLEQALQSCLDGQGCKDFTNRSFGVNFIDPVDQYLKSDRAIKYALLFIALTFAGFFLFEVLKNLAVHPIQYALVGFALAFFYLLLLSLSEHIGFALAYLISASACVLLIGFYVCHVLRSISHGLGFSAGLAALYGLLYGLLSAEDYALLMGSLLLFGLLGTVMVLTRKLDWYGVGKRKAVEPLQFDLEGGQ, encoded by the coding sequence ATGAACCGCAGTCTGCTTTTCAAACTCGGCGCGATTGCGCTGCTGATGCTGGTATTGCTGATTCCATTGCTGATGATCAACGGCATCATCGGCGATCGCCAATACACTCGCGACACCGTGCTGGAGGATATTGCCCGCAGTTCCAGCTACAGCCAGCGCCTCACCGGCCCGGTGATGGTGGTGCCTTACCGCAAGACCGTGCGCGAGTGGAAGCTCAATGAAAAGCTCAACAAACGCTACGAAGTCACCCGTGAAGAGCGGGGTCGTCTGTATTTCCTGCCGGACCGTTTTGAGCTCGACGGCAAGGTGCAGACCGAACTGCGCGCGCGGGGCATCTACCAGGCGCGGCTGTTCCATGCCGACAACCGCATCAGTGGGCGCTTCGAGTTGCCTGCGCAGTTGGGCATCACTGAAGACTTCGCCGATTACCGCTTTGAGCCGGCGTTTCTGGCGGTGGGTATCAGCGATATTCGCGGCATTGAAAACGCGCTGAAACTGGAGCTGGGCAGCCAGCAGCTGGACTTCGAACCCGGCTCTCAAGTGGACTGGCTGGGGGAAGGCGTACATGTGGCGTTGCCGCAACAGGACAGCAAAAAGCCCTACGTCGTGGACTTCGCCTTTGACCTGCGCCTGCAAGGCACCGAGCAGTTGCAAGTGGTGCCGGTGGGCAAGATCAGCCAGGTGGCGCTGGCCTCCAACTGGCCGCACCCGAGCTTTATCGGCAATTTCCTGCCAGCCCAGCGGGACGTTACCGACACAGGCTTTACCGCCAACTGGCAGACCACCTTCTTTTCCACCAACCTCGAACAGGCGCTGCAAAGTTGCCTGGACGGCCAGGGCTGCAAGGACTTCACCAACCGCAGCTTCGGCGTGAACTTCATCGACCCGGTGGACCAGTACCTCAAGAGTGACCGTGCGATCAAATACGCGCTGCTGTTTATCGCCCTGACCTTTGCCGGCTTCTTCCTGTTCGAAGTGCTGAAGAACCTGGCAGTGCACCCGATCCAATACGCGTTGGTGGGCTTTGCGCTGGCGTTTTTTTACCTGCTGCTGTTGTCGTTGTCCGAGCACATCGGCTTCGCCCTGGCTTACCTCATCTCCGCCAGTGCCTGTGTGTTGTTGATCGGCTTCTACGTCTGCCATGTGCTGCGCAGCATCAGCCATGGGCTGGGCTTTTCGGCGGGGTTGGCGGCGTTGTATGGCTTGCTCTACGGGCTGTTGAGTGCCGAGGATTACGCGCTGCTGATGGGCTCGCTGCTGTTGTTTGGTTTGTTGGGCACGGTGATGGTGCTGACGCGCAAGCTGGATTGGTATGGGGTGGGCAAGCGCAAGGCGGTGGAGCCGTTGCAGTTTGATCTGGAGGGGGGGCAATGA
- the creC gene encoding two-component system sensor histidine kinase CreC, protein MRLGLRIFLVYALFIGFTGYFVLSTVMKEIRPGVRQSTEETLVDTANLLAEILRDDVKNGTLGQSHWPEWLKAYGNRQPGATIWGLPKNQVNHRIYVTDAKGIVLLDSTGEAVGQDYSKWNDVYLTLRGEYGARSTRSAEDDATSSVMHVGAPIRDNGEIIGVVTVAKPNSSLQPYVDRTERRLLWYGAGLVVLGLLLGALLSWWLTVALRRLTAYAEAVSEGRRAELPHYRGGELKQLSTAVEHMRTQLEGKAYVEHYVHTLTHELKSPLAAIRGAAELLQGDMSREQQQRFVGNIDSESARLQQLIERLLNLAQVEQRQGLEEQSSIPLAAMVEDMLAAQCARIERAGLQVEQLIAADVKVYGEPFLLRQALGNLLDNALDFTPAGGTLTFSAHAQHNDVHIRVFNQAAPIPDYALPRLSERFYSLPRPASGRKSTGLGLNFVEEVVKLHGGTLQIGNVPGGVQVVLHLHTVSTLPT, encoded by the coding sequence ATGCGCCTGGGGCTGCGGATCTTCCTGGTGTATGCGCTGTTTATCGGCTTCACCGGCTACTTTGTGCTGAGCACGGTGATGAAGGAAATCCGCCCCGGCGTGCGCCAGTCCACCGAAGAAACCCTGGTGGACACCGCCAACCTGCTCGCCGAGATCCTGCGCGATGACGTGAAGAACGGCACCCTCGGCCAAAGCCACTGGCCCGAATGGCTCAAGGCCTACGGCAATCGCCAGCCGGGGGCGACCATCTGGGGGTTGCCGAAAAACCAGGTCAACCACCGCATCTACGTGACCGACGCCAAGGGCATCGTGCTGCTCGACTCCACGGGCGAGGCGGTGGGCCAGGACTATTCCAAGTGGAACGACGTGTACCTGACCCTGCGCGGCGAATACGGTGCGCGTTCCACCCGCAGTGCGGAGGACGACGCCACGTCGTCGGTGATGCACGTCGGCGCGCCGATCCGCGACAACGGCGAGATCATCGGCGTGGTCACCGTGGCCAAGCCCAACAGTTCGTTGCAGCCCTATGTGGACCGCACCGAGCGGCGCCTGCTGTGGTACGGCGCCGGGCTGGTGGTGCTGGGCCTGTTGCTCGGGGCGTTGTTGTCGTGGTGGCTGACGGTCGCGTTGCGTCGCCTCACGGCGTATGCCGAAGCCGTCAGCGAAGGCCGCCGTGCCGAGTTGCCGCATTACCGTGGCGGTGAGTTGAAGCAGTTGTCCACCGCCGTGGAGCACATGCGCACGCAGCTGGAAGGCAAGGCCTACGTCGAACATTACGTGCACACCCTGACCCATGAATTGAAAAGCCCGCTGGCGGCGATTCGCGGCGCGGCGGAGCTGTTGCAGGGTGATATGAGCCGTGAGCAGCAGCAGCGGTTTGTCGGCAATATCGACAGCGAAAGCGCGCGCTTGCAGCAGTTGATCGAACGCCTGTTGAACCTGGCGCAGGTGGAGCAGCGCCAGGGCCTGGAAGAACAGTCGAGCATCCCGCTGGCGGCGATGGTCGAGGACATGCTCGCGGCGCAATGTGCGCGGATCGAGCGAGCAGGTTTGCAGGTGGAACAGTTGATTGCTGCCGATGTGAAGGTCTACGGCGAGCCGTTCCTGTTGCGCCAGGCCCTGGGCAATCTGCTGGACAATGCGTTGGATTTCACGCCTGCGGGCGGCACCTTGACGTTCAGCGCGCACGCGCAGCACAACGACGTGCACATCCGCGTGTTCAACCAGGCGGCGCCGATTCCCGACTACGCCCTGCCACGCCTGAGCGAGCGCTTCTACTCGCTGCCACGCCCGGCCAGCGGGCGCAAAAGCACGGGCCTGGGCCTCAACTTTGTCGAAGAAGTGGTGAAGCTGCACGGCGGCACCTTGCAGATCGGCAACGTACCCGGCGGCGTGCAAGTGGTGCTGCATCTCCACACAGTCTCCACATTGCCCACATAA
- the creB gene encoding two-component system response regulator CreB, giving the protein MPHILIVEDEAAIADTLIFALQGEGFTTTWLSLGQEALAHQRQTPADLIILDIGLPDISGFETCKQLRRFSEVPVMFLSARDGEIDRVVGLEIGADDYVVKPFSPREVAARVKAILKRVGPGVAPALFQVDLERMQITYRGQPLSLTRHEFRLLQSLLEQPERVFSREQLLDAVGVAADAGYERNIDSHIKSLRSKLRSVAADAEPIQTHRGLGYSYSPSHS; this is encoded by the coding sequence ATGCCCCACATCCTGATTGTCGAAGACGAAGCGGCCATAGCCGATACGCTGATATTCGCCCTGCAAGGCGAGGGCTTCACCACCACCTGGCTGAGTCTCGGCCAGGAGGCGCTGGCCCATCAGCGCCAGACCCCGGCCGACCTGATTATCCTCGACATCGGCCTGCCCGATATCAGCGGCTTTGAAACCTGCAAGCAACTGCGCCGTTTCAGCGAAGTGCCGGTGATGTTCCTCAGTGCCCGCGACGGTGAAATCGACCGCGTGGTGGGCCTGGAAATCGGCGCCGACGACTATGTGGTCAAGCCGTTCAGCCCACGGGAAGTGGCGGCACGGGTCAAGGCGATCCTCAAGCGCGTCGGCCCCGGTGTGGCACCGGCGCTGTTCCAGGTCGACCTGGAACGCATGCAGATTACCTATCGCGGCCAGCCGCTGAGCCTGACCCGCCACGAATTCCGCCTGCTGCAAAGCCTGCTGGAGCAGCCTGAGCGCGTGTTCAGCCGCGAGCAATTGCTGGACGCGGTCGGCGTGGCGGCGGATGCCGGCTATGAGCGCAATATCGACAGCCATATCAAAAGCCTGCGCAGCAAGCTACGCAGCGTGGCGGCCGACGCCGAGCCGATCCAGACCCATCGCGGCCTCGGCTACAGCTACAGCCCGAGCCACAGCTGA
- a CDS encoding ATP-dependent zinc protease, with protein sequence MKLLLAAFALVAVPVMAAEPTLYGRYEYIQLPEIGQTFKAKMDTGALTASLSARNIETFQRDGDDWVRFRLGGKDASDKVFEHKVSRISKIKSRADEDDDKDEATVAKRPVIDLEMCLGNVKRTVEVNLTDRSSFNYPLLIGAKALREFGAAVNPARRYTADKPDC encoded by the coding sequence GTGAAATTGTTACTTGCTGCGTTCGCCCTGGTTGCCGTGCCCGTCATGGCCGCCGAACCGACCCTCTACGGTCGTTACGAATACATCCAACTGCCGGAGATCGGCCAGACCTTCAAGGCCAAGATGGACACCGGCGCCCTGACCGCCTCGCTCTCTGCGCGCAACATCGAAACCTTCCAGCGTGACGGCGACGATTGGGTACGCTTCCGCCTCGGTGGCAAGGACGCGTCCGATAAGGTCTTCGAACACAAAGTCTCGCGCATCAGCAAGATCAAGAGCCGCGCCGACGAAGACGACGACAAGGACGAGGCCACAGTGGCCAAGCGCCCGGTGATCGACCTGGAAATGTGCCTGGGCAACGTCAAGCGCACCGTCGAGGTCAACCTCACCGATCGCAGCAGCTTCAACTACCCGCTGCTGATCGGCGCCAAGGCCCTGCGTGAATTTGGCGCAGCGGTAAACCCGGCCCGTCGTTACACTGCGGACAAACCGGACTGCTGA
- a CDS encoding acyltransferase: MRRLLTGCLVTLLLLLNTLVLIGPLMVFALLKLVAPGRSRDAMSWAVMWIAETWAEIDKLIFARCIPTQWDIRGGGDLRTDTSYLVISNHQSWVDIPALIQALNRRTPFFKFFLKKELIWVPFLGLAWWALDYPFMKRYSKAFLAKHPELAGQDLQITKQACELFKRQPVTVVNYLEGTRFTDAKRAQQNSPFTRLLKPKAGGVAFVLAAMGEQLDAILDVTVVYPEAKIPGFWDLISGAVPKVIIDIQTRELDPALWQGDYENDPAFRQTVQSWVNQLWREKDRRIQELLK; the protein is encoded by the coding sequence ATGCGCCGCCTGCTCACCGGCTGTTTGGTCACCCTGCTGCTGTTGCTCAACACCCTGGTCCTGATCGGTCCGTTGATGGTGTTTGCCCTGCTCAAACTGGTCGCCCCCGGCCGCTCGCGCGACGCCATGTCGTGGGCGGTGATGTGGATCGCCGAGACCTGGGCCGAGATCGACAAGCTGATCTTCGCCCGCTGCATCCCCACCCAATGGGACATTCGCGGCGGCGGCGACTTGCGCACCGACACGTCCTACCTGGTCATCAGCAATCACCAATCCTGGGTGGATATCCCGGCGCTGATCCAGGCCCTGAACCGGCGCACGCCGTTCTTCAAATTCTTCCTGAAAAAAGAACTGATCTGGGTGCCCTTCCTCGGCCTGGCGTGGTGGGCGCTGGATTACCCGTTCATGAAGCGCTACAGCAAGGCATTCCTGGCCAAGCACCCGGAGCTGGCGGGGCAGGATTTGCAGATCACCAAGCAGGCGTGCGAGCTGTTCAAGCGCCAGCCGGTGACGGTGGTCAATTATCTGGAGGGGACGCGATTCACAGATGCCAAGCGGGCGCAGCAGAACTCGCCGTTCACGCGTTTGCTCAAGCCCAAGGCGGGCGGCGTGGCGTTTGTCCTGGCGGCGATGGGTGAACAGCTGGATGCGATCCTTGACGTCACCGTGGTTTATCCAGAGGCGAAGATTCCGGGGTTCTGGGACTTGATCAGCGGCGCGGTGCCGAAAGTGATCATTGATATCCAGACCCGTGAACTGGACCCGGCGTTGTGGCAAGGGGATTACGAAAATGATCCGGCGTTTCGCCAGACCGTCCAGAGCTGGGTAAACCAGCTCTGGAGGGAGAAGGATCGACGCATTCAAGAACTTCTCAAATGA
- a CDS encoding DUF2780 domain-containing protein: MKISRGFALSCLMTVAASPVFAAGFSLGDVANAVSGAQGGNNKAAAAAPSSQTAGLLSALTSQLNVTPEQAVGGTGAMLGLAKNQLSSSDYSQLGKSVPGLDQLSGSNSLGSLGALSGMLGQSGGSKTSGLDGLLGNVKSTNDLNTAFSALGMDSGMIGQFAPVILQYLGGQGASSSVLGKLAQAWGTGG; encoded by the coding sequence ATGAAGATTTCACGCGGTTTTGCCCTTTCCTGCCTGATGACCGTGGCCGCCAGCCCGGTATTTGCCGCAGGTTTCAGCCTCGGCGATGTGGCCAACGCCGTTTCCGGTGCCCAGGGCGGCAACAATAAGGCGGCTGCCGCAGCGCCAAGCTCCCAGACCGCTGGCCTGCTGAGCGCACTGACCTCGCAGCTGAATGTCACCCCTGAGCAAGCCGTCGGCGGCACCGGCGCCATGTTGGGCCTGGCCAAGAACCAACTGAGCAGCAGCGATTACTCGCAACTGGGCAAAAGCGTACCGGGCCTGGATCAACTCTCGGGGAGCAATTCCCTGGGCAGCCTTGGTGCCTTGAGCGGCATGCTCGGGCAGAGCGGCGGCAGCAAGACCAGCGGCCTGGACGGCCTGCTGGGTAACGTGAAGAGCACCAACGACCTGAACACCGCATTCAGCGCCTTGGGCATGGACAGCGGCATGATCGGCCAGTTTGCGCCGGTGATCCTGCAATACCTGGGTGGCCAGGGTGCCAGCAGTTCTGTCTTGGGCAAATTGGCCCAGGCATGGGGTACGGGCGGTTGA
- a CDS encoding sigma-70 family RNA polymerase sigma factor — MNARAELPSAYRAQFRRSRPSAWRSPISINDADPLRPLLAQCALGNRQAFETLYRSVSPRLHGVALRFMGRSDLAEEVLQEAFVRIWYNASRYEAHLAAPMTWMVNITRNLAIDQLRKRREQPLADGQQDAMLDDSPSAHEQLDRERDAHALNRCLDSLDGLQRQSISVAYFKGLSCAELAEHMAAPLGSVKSWIRRGMERLRRCLES; from the coding sequence ATGAATGCAAGAGCTGAACTACCCTCTGCCTACCGTGCGCAGTTCCGTCGCTCTCGTCCGAGTGCTTGGAGAAGCCCTATTTCCATCAACGATGCTGACCCATTGCGGCCTTTACTGGCCCAATGCGCCCTGGGCAACCGCCAGGCGTTCGAAACCCTGTACCGCAGTGTTTCACCGCGTCTGCACGGTGTTGCCTTGCGGTTCATGGGGCGCTCGGACCTGGCTGAAGAAGTGCTGCAAGAGGCTTTCGTGCGCATCTGGTACAACGCCTCGCGCTACGAGGCCCACCTGGCGGCGCCGATGACCTGGATGGTCAACATCACCCGCAACCTGGCCATCGACCAACTGCGCAAACGCCGCGAACAGCCCCTGGCCGACGGTCAGCAGGATGCGATGCTCGACGACAGCCCCAGCGCCCACGAACAACTCGACCGCGAACGCGATGCCCATGCCCTGAACCGCTGCCTCGATAGCCTCGACGGCCTGCAACGCCAGTCCATCAGCGTGGCTTACTTCAAGGGCCTGTCGTGCGCGGAGCTGGCCGAGCATATGGCCGCGCCCCTGGGCTCGGTCAAATCCTGGATCCGTCGCGGCATGGAGCGCCTGCGCAGGTGCCTTGAATCATGA
- a CDS encoding anti-sigma factor domain-containing protein, whose amino-acid sequence MNYQTTPLRRALAADYAIGLMPATARRRFDRLLLEDPALRVELGHWQDALASLTGTLPEHPLPDHVWAGIQARIEPQVLHLPVRKPMWRNVRLLAAACAVGVALLVGVLYPRDPGVTYNATLVNASQEPALRVQAVGDHLQVEALTLAAVEPARDLELWAIPGGGKPISLGLVPGSGKGRIPLNRAQQALLTQPLTLAVSLEPRGGSPTGQPTGPVLYQGALATR is encoded by the coding sequence ATGAACTACCAAACCACACCACTGCGCCGGGCGCTCGCCGCCGACTACGCCATCGGGCTGATGCCGGCTACCGCTCGTCGTCGATTCGACCGCTTGTTGCTGGAAGATCCAGCACTGCGAGTCGAACTCGGCCACTGGCAGGATGCCCTGGCCAGCCTGACCGGCACGCTGCCTGAACATCCGCTACCTGACCACGTATGGGCAGGCATCCAGGCGCGCATCGAACCGCAGGTGCTGCATCTGCCGGTGAGGAAGCCGATGTGGAGGAATGTACGCTTGCTGGCGGCCGCATGCGCAGTGGGCGTGGCGTTGCTGGTAGGCGTGCTGTACCCGCGCGATCCGGGCGTGACGTACAACGCCACGCTGGTCAACGCCAGCCAGGAACCGGCGTTGCGGGTCCAGGCGGTGGGCGATCATCTGCAAGTCGAGGCGCTGACCCTGGCCGCCGTGGAACCGGCGCGAGACCTGGAGCTGTGGGCGATTCCAGGCGGCGGCAAGCCGATCTCCCTAGGCCTGGTGCCTGGCAGCGGCAAAGGTCGGATCCCGCTCAATCGGGCGCAGCAAGCCTTGCTCACCCAACCGCTGACCCTGGCGGTCAGCCTGGAGCCACGCGGCGGCTCACCGACCGGCCAGCCTACGGGTCCCGTGCTGTACCAGGGCGCACTGGCAACTCGCTGA
- the fdhA gene encoding formaldehyde dehydrogenase, glutathione-independent, translating into MSGNRGVVYLGNGQVEVQKIDYPKMQDPRGRKIEHGVILRVVSTNICGSDQHMVRGRTTAQVGLVLGHEITGEVIEMGSGVENLKIGDLVSVPFNVACGLCRSCKEQHTGVCLSVNPARPGGAYGYVDMGDWTGGQAEYVLVPYADFNLLKLPDRDKAMEKIRDLTCLSDILPTGYHGAVTAGVGPGSTVYIAGAGPVGLAAAASARLLGAAVVIIGDVNPIRLAHAKAQGFEIADLSTDTPLHEQIAALLGEPEVDCAVDCVGFEARGHGHDGVKAEAPATVLNSLMGVVRVAGKIGIPGLYVTEDPGAVDAAAKMGSLSIRFGLGWAKSHSFHTGQTPVMKYNRQLMQAIMWDRLNIADIVGVEVISLDQAPRGYGEFDAGVPKKFVIDPHKLFSAA; encoded by the coding sequence ATGTCTGGTAATCGTGGTGTCGTGTATCTCGGCAACGGCCAAGTCGAAGTACAGAAAATCGACTATCCCAAAATGCAGGACCCCCGTGGCAGGAAGATTGAGCACGGCGTCATCCTGCGCGTGGTCTCCACCAATATCTGCGGCTCCGACCAACACATGGTGCGCGGCCGCACCACTGCGCAGGTCGGCCTGGTGCTCGGTCACGAGATCACGGGCGAAGTGATCGAGATGGGCAGCGGCGTCGAAAACCTGAAAATCGGCGATCTGGTCTCGGTACCGTTCAACGTTGCCTGCGGTCTGTGCCGCTCCTGCAAAGAACAACACACCGGCGTGTGCCTGAGCGTCAACCCGGCCCGCCCGGGCGGTGCCTACGGCTACGTGGACATGGGCGACTGGACCGGTGGCCAAGCCGAATACGTGCTGGTGCCGTACGCCGATTTCAACTTGCTGAAACTGCCGGACCGCGACAAGGCCATGGAAAAAATCCGTGACCTGACGTGCCTCTCCGACATTCTCCCAACGGGCTACCACGGCGCCGTAACTGCCGGCGTTGGCCCGGGCAGTACCGTCTACATTGCCGGTGCGGGACCGGTCGGCCTGGCCGCTGCCGCCTCTGCGCGCCTGTTGGGTGCGGCCGTGGTGATTATCGGCGACGTCAACCCGATCCGCCTGGCCCACGCCAAGGCCCAGGGTTTCGAGATTGCCGACCTGTCCACCGACACCCCGCTGCACGAACAGATCGCCGCGCTGCTGGGCGAGCCGGAAGTGGACTGCGCGGTGGATTGCGTGGGCTTCGAAGCGCGTGGCCACGGGCATGACGGCGTCAAGGCCGAAGCGCCGGCCACCGTGCTCAACTCGCTGATGGGCGTGGTGCGCGTGGCGGGCAAGATTGGTATCCCGGGCCTGTACGTCACCGAAGACCCGGGTGCCGTGGATGCCGCCGCGAAGATGGGCAGCCTGAGCATTCGCTTCGGTCTGGGCTGGGCCAAGTCCCACAGCTTCCACACCGGGCAGACGCCGGTGATGAAGTACAACCGCCAACTGATGCAGGCGATCATGTGGGACCGGCTCAACATCGCCGACATCGTTGGCGTGGAGGTGATCAGCCTGGATCAAGCGCCACGTGGCTACGGTGAGTTTGACGCGGGCGTGCCGAAGAAGTTTGTGATTGATCCGCACAAGCTGTTCAGTGCGGCGTAA
- the purU gene encoding formyltetrahydrofolate deformylase, whose product MSRAPDTWILTADCPSVLGTVDAVTRYLFEQGCYVTEHHSFDDRLSGRFFIRVEFRQPDGFDEQGFRDGLATRGEAFGMIFELTAPNYRPKVVIMVSKADHCLNDLLYRQRIGQLSMDVVAVVSNHPDLKPLADWHQIPYYHFPLDPNDKPSQERQVWQVVEDTGAELVILARYMQVLSPELCRKLDGKAINIHHSLLPGFKGAKPYHQAYNKGVKLVGATAHYINNDLDEGPIIAQGVEVVDHSHYPEDLIAKGRDIEGLTLARAVGYHIERRVFLNANRTVVL is encoded by the coding sequence ATGAGCCGCGCCCCTGATACATGGATTTTGACCGCCGACTGCCCCAGCGTGCTCGGCACGGTGGACGCGGTCACCCGCTACCTGTTCGAGCAGGGTTGCTACGTCACTGAGCACCATTCGTTCGATGACCGGCTTTCGGGCCGGTTCTTCATCCGCGTGGAGTTCCGCCAGCCGGACGGTTTTGACGAACAAGGTTTCCGCGACGGCCTGGCCACGCGCGGTGAAGCCTTCGGCATGATCTTCGAGCTAACGGCGCCGAACTACCGGCCAAAAGTGGTGATCATGGTCTCCAAGGCCGATCACTGCCTCAACGACCTGTTGTACCGCCAGCGCATCGGCCAACTGTCGATGGACGTGGTCGCAGTGGTGTCCAACCACCCCGATCTGAAGCCGTTGGCCGACTGGCACCAGATTCCCTACTACCATTTCCCCCTCGACCCCAACGACAAGCCATCGCAGGAACGTCAGGTGTGGCAGGTGGTGGAAGACACCGGTGCGGAACTGGTGATTCTTGCGCGCTACATGCAAGTGCTGTCGCCGGAGCTGTGCCGCAAGCTGGATGGCAAGGCGATCAATATCCACCACTCGTTGTTGCCAGGGTTCAAGGGCGCCAAGCCCTATCATCAGGCGTACAACAAGGGTGTGAAACTGGTCGGCGCGACGGCGCACTACATCAACAACGATCTGGACGAAGGCCCGATCATCGCCCAGGGCGTGGAGGTGGTGGACCACAGTCACTATCCCGAGGATTTGATTGCCAAGGGGCGCGATATTGAAGGGCTGACGTTGGCCCGGGCCGTTGGGTATCACATTGAGCGGCGGGTTTTCTTGAACGCCAATCGGACGGTGGTGCTCTGA